The nucleotide sequence AAACTGGTGTGTGAATCCCTTTTAACTTTTCAATAATAAATTCATCACCACGGCCGTAACCTTCCTCGGCATTGACCATAAAAAGCACAAGGTCAACTTCCTTCAACGTATTAACAGCCACTTTCATCATGAAATCTCCAAGCTTGTGCTTTGGTTTATGAATGCCTGGAGTATCGATAAAAATCATTTGGGCATCCTCTTTTGTGTAAACACCTTGGACTTTGTTCCTCGTCGTCTGCGGCTTATCACTCATGATAGCGATTTTTTGGCCAATCACCCTGTTTAAGAAAGTAGACTTCCCTACATTTGGACGGCCAATGATTGAAATAAAGCCTGATTTATATGTTGAGTTCGTTTCGTTTTTATTCATGTAGATCCTCCGGTGAAAATGCTCCTGGCAATAATTCTCTAACTGTTGTTTCCTGCACAGCACCCTGCAAGTTTGTCAAGATTACTTTCATATCAGGACTGCAAAGCTCGGAGATCACCTGACGGCAAGCACCACACGGAGACACCGGACGCTCCGTATCAGCGATAACCGCAAGCGCTGTAAATTCTTTTTCCCCTTCTGACCACGCTTTAAACAAAGCTGTTCTTTCTGCGCAATTACACATGCTGTAGGCAGCGTTTTCGATATTGCATCCGCGAAAGACTTTGCCATCCTTCGTCAAAAGTGCCGCTCCTACTTTGAATTTTGAATAAGGAACATAGGCATTCTCTCTTGCGACTGCCGCTTCCTTAATTAACTGTTCTCGTTTCAATTTTTATGCTCCTTCACTTTCTATTTTAATATAAAATAGCTTAATTGTAATCCATTTAGCAAAAAATTTTCAGAAAAGTTCAAATTGTCTAAAGCAACTCCAATGCCTTTGGCAGAAAAATGATCATCCCTACTAACACCGCGAGGAGGGAAAACAGCAAAACAGCTCCTGCAGCTAAATCTTTCGCTTGTTTTGCCAGCAGCTGATAGTCTTTCGTTACTAAATCAACTGTTTTCTCTATCGCTGTATTGATTACCTCAAGCGTCAGAACCCCAAAGATCATAACTAGAATGAATAACCACTCTATCGGCGACAATGCGAAAAAAAAACCTGCGGCTACGACGGCTGCTGCAGCGGTTAAATGGAACCGGAAATTAGGTTCTTTTAGTGCAATGCGCAAGCCGTTCAACGCAAACCGAAAAGAAGATAGGAACCGTTTCCACTGAAAGTTTTTTCTACCGCTGTAATCCGTATTCATTTAAAATTTCCTTCTGCTTTTGAAACATAACCTTTTCTTCTTCCTCAGTCATATGGTCATAGCCAAGCAGATGGAGAAGCCCGTGGACTGCCAAAAAGCCCAGCTCTCTTTCAAAACTGTGCCCATATTCAACCGCTTGTTCTTTTGCCCGCTCGACAGAAATAACAATATCTCCTAATACCCGCGGCAAGCCTTCCGCTCCACTGATTTCTATTTCCTCTTCCCCCATCTCTTCTAATGCAAAAGAAATAACATCTGTTGGTGTATCTTTCCCACGGTATTCACGATTAATCTCCTGGATTCTCGGATTATTCGTAAAAGTTATTGAGACCTCACTGTCTTCTGCTACCGCTTCCTTCTCGGCTGTTAATTCTAACAATGCCTCGACGAGTTGGAAAGCCTCTGCCTTTAACTCTTCCGTTTCATCTACCATATCTATAATCAGACTCATCTCTTTCCTCCATTCTTTCCTTAACATTCCATCTGCCAATGGACAGAGTGATCATTGTATTTTTGGTGAGTATCACTCTCTTGTACGTAAAATCATAACAGGTTTCTCCGAAAAAATCATGTGCGGCTCTAGGAAAAGAAAAACAGCCAGCCCTCAGACTGCCTGTCAATTCTCAAGTTCTTCATAAGCTTGGATAATACGGGCAACGAGCGGATGACGAACGACATCGCTTTGTTCCAGGTGAACGAAAGAAATAGAGGGCACTCGATTCAAAATCTGCTCTGCTGAAACGAGTCCTGATTGTGCTCCTTTCGGCAAGTCAATTTGTGTTCGATCGCCGGTAATGACCATTTTTGACCCAAAGCCAAGCCGCGTTAAAAACATTTTCATTTGGGCTTTCGTTGTATTTTGGGCTTCATCTAAAATAACGAATGCATCGTCAAGCGTTCGGCCACGCATATAGGCAAGTGGCGCTACTTCAATTGTTCCCCGCTCAATGAGCCGCTGCGTTTGCTCTGTACCCAATACGTCATGGAGAGCATCATAAAGCGGTCGTAGATATGGGTCTACTTTTTCCTTTAAGTCCCCAGGCAAAAACCCGAGGCTTTCTCCTGCTTCTACGGCTGGCCTTGTGAGTACAATTCGTTTAACCTGCCCGGTTTTTAATGCATGGACTGCCATAACTACCGCCAAATAAGTTTTTCCCGTACCTGCCGGGCCAATGCCGAATACAAGATCCTGCCTACGGATAGCTGTTACATACTCCTGCTGGCCAAGCGTTTTGATTCGAATAGGTTTTCCTTTCGCATTCTTAGTGATTTCCTGGTCATATAACTCATCTAGGTATTCAATCGTCCCATTTTTCCCCATTTGCACAGCGTTCATAATATCCCGCTCTCCAATATTGATGCCTTTGCGAATAATAAGGAGCAAGCGGTAGATAATTTCTCTGACTAATGCGGTGTTTGCTTCTGCACCAGCTATGTGAAGCGTCTCCCCTCTTGTTATAAGAGATACATCAAATTCTTCCTCTAAAATAGTCAGATTTTTATCCGATACACCGAATAATGCTGCTGCCTCATTCGGGTTCTCGAGTTGGATATTCATTATGTTTTTTTCTTCTGGCATTCTTTTGGTCTCCTTGAGTGATTGGTTTGGCTACGGCTATATTTTCTAGTACTTGGAAGTGTATAGATAATTTAACTTTACCATTCGTAAACTGTCTCTGCAAAATTTTTTCACCATGAATCTCTGCTTTCTCAGGAAGTTTTGCCTCTAGATCCCTTCGTGCAATTTCCCGAGCACGAATCTGCGCTTCCTTTTCTGTATAAGAACGGCTCGTTCGTCTGCTTTCATAGTATGTTTTTTCTACATAGCTGACCGGTAATTTCATTCCGAGGAAGGAAACAGAGTGCACTTGCTCGTCCTCCTTATGATTAGCAAAAGAATGATTTTTAAATCCCCATATAGGGAATCTAAAGGTGTCTACTTGAAGCATATGCTTTTTCACCTGCTGTCCGGTCAGCACTTGAAACTCAGTTTCTATAGGCATTTCTACTGTAGTTTTGTACCAGGTTTCCCCAAACACCTCCCCATCAGCAGCTACCTCTTTTAATTTCTCTTCTGTGCCGATTAGTCCAGAAACAAGCAGTTGGCCTTTATGAACAAACTGATCTCTTTTTACAGCAGCCTGTCCCTTTTTCACAAACAGCTTTACTATAACCGCTTCTTTTGCCGCGACGAGATGCTGAGGGCCATTCCGCTTCTTTTCCTTGGGGGCATTTTTTTCTACGACCCGGAAATGAAACGTGCTGCCTTTCACTTCTACACCGATCCATGTTACTCCTTCGATACGGTTCAATAGTTTGTGCTGGACCGTTTCTGGATCATCCATGCTAAAGATAAACCGGCCTTTCTCAATACCAATGTCAGCCAGCTCTTTACGGATTTGGTGTTCCATTTTCGGGCTGGCTCCACGAATATCTATCCGCCAGACAACGTTCGATAATAATAAAATAACAACAAGAAAGGCAATCGCTCCAATTAAAAACCCTGAACTTTTCCACAGCCTTTTCAGCAAAAAAGGGAAGCCCTCTCCCCTATAAAAGTATATGTCCCCTTCGAATGTACGTGCGGCCCTTCTCACCTTGTGAATATGCTGAAGTGAACAGGAAAATGAAACAGCCTGTTCACTTTGTCTGCTTACATTCCAAATGGGAACGCGGGAACGAATTAAGCGATTAATAAAACGTTCTGCTCCTTGCCCTTGCACCTTTACAAAAATGATTCCTTGAAAAAAAGCAAGCCACTGATTGTTCAAGCTTTTTCCCCCTTACCCATCCAAATAAACGAGCTTTTCGATTTTTCCTTCAATTAATATTTCTTCCGGCAAAATAGTTTTAATCGTAAATGACTGTCCTTTAATTAACAGTTGCCCCTTCGTCAGCATTAATCTTACTTCTTTATCAGAGAAAGCAAGCAGTCCTCTATGATTTTCAATATAGATATGAAGCTGACCGATCATCGTGATCCGGGGAAGGTCCATCATGACATCTTCGGGTAGATTCAGCGATTTTGTCAGCCAGCTCTTCATTTGCTCTCCCCACTTTTTTGTCATAAAAAAAGAACCCCCCTCTCCTTTCAAATGTATGAAAGGAGAAGGGGGAACATGTCAGTTTATTTCCGCCTCAACGCTTTAGGCGGAGCTAAGATCTCTGCTAAAATGATTCCTTTTACTAAATCATCGGCTTCCGCTTCAAAGTGAGGTTCAGCGGAGACTGTTTCTCTTTTATTTTCCTCCTGAAAGCGGCGGAGACGGCCGTCCGTTCTTTCGCTGCGGGCGGTTTTTTTTCTTATTTCTTCATACTTTTCTTTTATTTCCGGACGATTTGTTTCACGAGGCTGACTCGCCTTTTTTACCTGTGTAAAAATATCGGTGGCAGAAGGAGAATCTGTATGTTTCGGTTGTGTTGCCGTTTTTTTCTCCTCTTTTTTTTCACCCTTTAACCGGTTAGTCACAACCGAGATGACTCCGATAATGATAGCTATAATAATGGATTCCATTACGGACCTCCTTTAAAAACAGGCTTTACTGACCTTGATCTTTTCCATCTTTGTTACCGCCGGCCATTTTGCCGATTGATCCTCTCATGCCTGTATCTGCATCAATGTTTTTGTAGTTCATATAATCCATCACACCAATATTGCCTGTTCGTAGGGCTTCGGCCATAGCTAGTGGCACATCCGCCTCGGCTTCTACTACCTTAGCTCTCATTTCCTGTACCCGGGCTTTCATTTCCTGCTCGTTCGCCACAGCCATCGCACGGCGTTCTTCTGCCTTTGCTTGAGCAATATTCTTATCTGCTTCCGCTTGCTCTCTCTGCAGCTCAGCTCCGATATTTTTACCGATATCTACATCGGCAATATCAATGGACAAAATCTCAAACGCCGTTCCCGCATCCAACCCTTTGCTTAAAACTGTTTGAGAAATCATATCCGGGTTCTCAAGAACTTTTTTATGGTTGTCACTGGATCCGATCGTCGATACAATCCCCTCTCCGACACGGGCCACGACTGTCTCCTCTCCAGCTCCCCCAACGAGCCGCTCAATATTAGCCCGAACCGTAATACGTGCTTTCGCCTTTACTTCAATCCCATCCATTGCCACACCGGCGATAAACGGTGTTTCAATTACCTTTGGGTTAACACTCATCTGTACAGCTTCAAGTACATCACGGCCCGCGAGATCGATTGCCGCACATCTTTCAAAAGACAATTCAATGTTGGCCCGCTGTGCAGCGATTAAGGCATTTACTACTCGGTCAACATTTCCTCCAGCTAAGTAATGACTTTCCAATTGATTCGTTGTAACATTGAGTCCTGCTTTTGACGCTTTAATCATTGGATTGACCACACGACTTGGGATAACCCGGCGAAGCCTCATCCCTACGAGTGTAAAAATACTAACTCTTACTCCCGCTGCTAAGGCTGAAATCCACAGCATAACAGGAACAAATGTAAAAAACACCGATAAAATGATAATGCCAATGATAACTGCTGCAATAATAAATGCAAAGCTAAGATCCATTATTCTGCCCCCTTATTATTCAGTTTCCCGCACGACAATTCGTGCTCCTTCCACTTTTACTACGGTTACTTCTTTTTCTGCTTCAATGAAGCCGCCCTCGCTAATAGCATCTATTCTCTCATTATTGATAATGACTGTACCTGCTGGCCGAAAAGGCGTTTTTGTAACACCGGTTTTGCCAAGAAGCTCTGACCGGTTCACATTTGATACATAGCCGCTTTCCGTGCTCGTAGAATCCGTTAAAATGATTTTTTTGAAAAATTTCATCTTTTTACCAAACACCTTTACCATTAAAATCATAACCGTTATAGAGATGACCATAGCAATCACCAGAGACAGTCCCATCCATTTTACATTATCCCCAGCAAGTAAAATACTTGCAGCTACTGCAGATATCCCCAATATGCCAGCAATCCCGCCCGGAAGAAAAAGCTCAGCTATAACGAGAAGCGCTCCAATAATAAATAAAAGCAGAGACTCGTATCCTGCAAGGCCAGCAACCAGGTGGCCATAGAAGAATAACAACAAAGAAGCAAGACCGATGGAACCCGGCAAGCCAAAGCCAGGTGAATATAACTCAAGAACCAGACCTAAGCTGGCTAGTGTTAGTAAAATAGGAACGATGATGGGATTCGTCACAAAGCGGGCTACCTTTTCCGCCCAGCTTTCTTTTACTTCCACTACCGGAGCTTCCGCTGCCTTTTCATGCTGCAAAACTTCCTTCAATTGACTGACAGTCGCTTTGGAGTAGCCAGTTTCCAGTGCTTCCTTTGATGAAAAGGTTAATAGTTTGCCTTTTTCGGCACCATATTGCGGCAAATCTATATCCGGATCTGCCATAGCAATTGCATATTTAGGATCAAGACCGTTCGTTTGTGCAGCACTTTTCATAGCAGAGCGCCAGTAGCTTTGTGCTTTCTTATCAGCCATATTGCCCTGCTCATCAATGACAGCAGCTGCCCCTATTTGAGCATTAGGCACCATGTAAATCGCGTCCGTATGCAGAGAGATAAAAGCTCCTGCCGATAATGCTCGGTCGTTAATAAAAGCGACGGTTCGCGTATCTGTCTCATCTAAAAGCTTGCCAATTTCCCCGGCTGCATCCACCGCCCCGCCCGGTGTGTGAATATCAAGAACAATTAATTGAGCTCCATTTTCCTCCGCCTCTTGAAACGAACGCTTCATAAAGGCATACAGCCCTTTTTCTACTTCATGATGAACAGGTACCACATATACAGGCTTCTCCTTAGTCTGCGAAAAAACCGGAAAGCTCAGTCCTGTAAAAAAGAGCAACAAGCCAAACAATAAAGCAGACCACTTTCTTATCAAACTCACCCCCTCAAGGATTCCTTTTTCTTCTATACGTATAGTGTAAAGGAAAAGTTTCAAAAATATAACAAGAAAAGCGGAAGCAGCCCGATTAGCCCGATAGGAGGTTGGAGGGATCGACAAGGAGGCGGCCTCGAAAGACCGAAACCGCTGTGCGAGCTAGACGCTGTAGCTGAGCAAGGGAAAAAGCAGAAGGCGTGTGAGGAGGCAAGAGACAAACTCACCATCTGTTTT is from Bacillus sp. PK3_68 and encodes:
- a CDS encoding cytidine deaminase; this encodes MKREQLIKEAAVARENAYVPYSKFKVGAALLTKDGKVFRGCNIENAAYSMCNCAERTALFKAWSEGEKEFTALAVIADTERPVSPCGACRQVISELCSPDMKVILTNLQGAVQETTVRELLPGAFSPEDLHE
- a CDS encoding diacylglycerol kinase family protein: MNTDYSGRKNFQWKRFLSSFRFALNGLRIALKEPNFRFHLTAAAAVVAAGFFFALSPIEWLFILVMIFGVLTLEVINTAIEKTVDLVTKDYQLLAKQAKDLAAGAVLLFSLLAVLVGMIIFLPKALELL
- the ybeY gene encoding rRNA maturation RNase YbeY, producing MSLIIDMVDETEELKAEAFQLVEALLELTAEKEAVAEDSEVSITFTNNPRIQEINREYRGKDTPTDVISFALEEMGEEEIEISGAEGLPRVLGDIVISVERAKEQAVEYGHSFERELGFLAVHGLLHLLGYDHMTEEEEKVMFQKQKEILNEYGLQR
- a CDS encoding PhoH family protein — its product is MPEEKNIMNIQLENPNEAAALFGVSDKNLTILEEEFDVSLITRGETLHIAGAEANTALVREIIYRLLLIIRKGINIGERDIMNAVQMGKNGTIEYLDELYDQEITKNAKGKPIRIKTLGQQEYVTAIRRQDLVFGIGPAGTGKTYLAVVMAVHALKTGQVKRIVLTRPAVEAGESLGFLPGDLKEKVDPYLRPLYDALHDVLGTEQTQRLIERGTIEVAPLAYMRGRTLDDAFVILDEAQNTTKAQMKMFLTRLGFGSKMVITGDRTQIDLPKGAQSGLVSAEQILNRVPSISFVHLEQSDVVRHPLVARIIQAYEELEN
- the yqfD gene encoding sporulation protein YqfD, with product MNNQWLAFFQGIIFVKVQGQGAERFINRLIRSRVPIWNVSRQSEQAVSFSCSLQHIHKVRRAARTFEGDIYFYRGEGFPFLLKRLWKSSGFLIGAIAFLVVILLLSNVVWRIDIRGASPKMEHQIRKELADIGIEKGRFIFSMDDPETVQHKLLNRIEGVTWIGVEVKGSTFHFRVVEKNAPKEKKRNGPQHLVAAKEAVIVKLFVKKGQAAVKRDQFVHKGQLLVSGLIGTEEKLKEVAADGEVFGETWYKTTVEMPIETEFQVLTGQQVKKHMLQVDTFRFPIWGFKNHSFANHKEDEQVHSVSFLGMKLPVSYVEKTYYESRRTSRSYTEKEAQIRAREIARRDLEAKLPEKAEIHGEKILQRQFTNGKVKLSIHFQVLENIAVAKPITQGDQKNARRKKHNEYPTREPE
- the yqfC gene encoding sporulation protein YqfC, yielding MTKKWGEQMKSWLTKSLNLPEDVMMDLPRITMIGQLHIYIENHRGLLAFSDKEVRLMLTKGQLLIKGQSFTIKTILPEEILIEGKIEKLVYLDG
- the floA gene encoding flotillin-like protein FloA (flotillin-like protein involved in membrane lipid rafts), encoding MDLSFAFIIAAVIIGIIILSVFFTFVPVMLWISALAAGVRVSIFTLVGMRLRRVIPSRVVNPMIKASKAGLNVTTNQLESHYLAGGNVDRVVNALIAAQRANIELSFERCAAIDLAGRDVLEAVQMSVNPKVIETPFIAGVAMDGIEVKAKARITVRANIERLVGGAGEETVVARVGEGIVSTIGSSDNHKKVLENPDMISQTVLSKGLDAGTAFEILSIDIADVDIGKNIGAELQREQAEADKNIAQAKAEERRAMAVANEQEMKARVQEMRAKVVEAEADVPLAMAEALRTGNIGVMDYMNYKNIDADTGMRGSIGKMAGGNKDGKDQGQ
- a CDS encoding nodulation protein NfeD, giving the protein MSLIRKWSALLFGLLLFFTGLSFPVFSQTKEKPVYVVPVHHEVEKGLYAFMKRSFQEAEENGAQLIVLDIHTPGGAVDAAGEIGKLLDETDTRTVAFINDRALSAGAFISLHTDAIYMVPNAQIGAAAVIDEQGNMADKKAQSYWRSAMKSAAQTNGLDPKYAIAMADPDIDLPQYGAEKGKLLTFSSKEALETGYSKATVSQLKEVLQHEKAAEAPVVEVKESWAEKVARFVTNPIIVPILLTLASLGLVLELYSPGFGLPGSIGLASLLLFFYGHLVAGLAGYESLLLFIIGALLVIAELFLPGGIAGILGISAVAASILLAGDNVKWMGLSLVIAMVISITVMILMVKVFGKKMKFFKKIILTDSTSTESGYVSNVNRSELLGKTGVTKTPFRPAGTVIINNERIDAISEGGFIEAEKEVTVVKVEGARIVVRETE